The following DNA comes from Novosphingobium sp. PP1Y.
ACCAGTCGGCGACAAACACCGCCTGGAATTCGAGTACAACCGGCCCGCTGGTTCGCGCTACAAGTTCCCTGTTGACGAGACCCGGAGAGAACTCCGCCGCTATCAGATTCTGAGAGCCGATGTAGCCGCAGCGCCCGTCGATGATGACGATCTTGCGGTGATTGCGCAGGTCGACCCGCGTTGAGCGCCGCTGGAAGAAGGTGACGGGAAGTGCGCGTTCAATCTCGACGCCGCCCGATGCGAGGCGCCGTCTCAGGCGGCGCGCCCAGGGACGCGAGCCCAGAGCGTCGATCAATACCCGGCATGCGACGCCGCGTTCAGCCGCCCGCAGCAGCGCATCGACTACTCGCCCGCCGGTGAGATCGTCGGCAAACATATACATCAGGATGTGAACATGGTCGGCGGCGTTCTCGATGTCGGCGACCAGTCGGTCGACCATGCCGTCATAGTCCGATAGAAATTCAACGCTATTGCTGCCGAGCGTCGGGAACTGGCCAAGCCGTTCGATCAGAAGCGCGGCTGGCAAGAAGCGTTCCGGTAGGTCTGGCCGACAGCAATGTTGCGAATGTTTGATTTCGCGCGAGGCTCTGGCGAGGAGATCTTGGGCAGCCTCGAACCGCCGCTTCCGCCACCGTGGATAGGTGGGGCGTCCGATTATCAGATAGAGAACGAGCGCCGGGATCGGCAGGAAGAAGACGAGAAGCAGCCAGCCGCGCGCGGCTTCGGGCGAGCGCCGGAACGGCACGACCACCAGCATTATAATCCGAATTGCCCATTCGACCGCAATGTAGCCAAGGCCGAGAGGGTCGATAGCACCGAGATTTGTCACGGTTAGTTCCCTTTCATCGGGGTCCATGCCAAACGGCTCTGGTCACATCTCCCTCCGTCGATGTTACGCAATTCGTCAATCTGGAGCGAGATTTTCGCCGACAGCGGCGCCCTGCGGGAAAGCTCGACGGATACGCGACATCGTCAGAGCGTTGCAATTGGTTGCTCGGCGACGGAACGCCAGCTGCGTTGACGATAACGCCATAGGTAAGGAGAGCGTCGAGTGGCCTCCCTTGGTTCGGCGTTACCGCTGGCGCGACCACGAGACTCTCCTTCGTGCTGACGGCGCTTCGGTATATTGCCAGTCGAACCGCGAGAGGCCGGTCTCCGTGCTTGGCCGCGATAATGGCGCCTTCCCGGCCAAGCATGACGGCCACGGCGCAAACCGCGTCGCCGGCACTCGGGCTGAGAGGCACAGCGGCAATCGGCTTCACAAGCGCATTCTCAGGTGTCCTTGCCACGTTATCCGGCAGACTTCTCCGCCACGGGCCCATCGGTTTCGTGGGCGGCCGTATCGGTGCCTGGCTCGCGAGCTTTCCACCAGATCATCGCCAATAGATACAGGGACATCAGCGCGCCGCCAAAGCAGAAGACCGAAATATATGCAAACCGGAAAAAAAGATTGGTCACCAAAAATACGAATGCGACCAAAAGTCCAAATATCCGAACCTCGGGCCGCGAAGCGAGAAGCAGAGGCAAAATGACCGCGGTGAAATAGATGACGACGGTAAGCTCGCGAGCGACAAGAAAATCGAACAGCATGATTCCGCCATAGGAAATCGCATGCGGAAGAAATGTCACGGACATCCAGTCTTCGTGCACAAGATAAGGCAGGTATTGCCCTCCGCCTAGGACCGCGCCCATGACCGCAAAGCCGAGATAAAGCGGTTTGCGGCGGACCGGCTCGAGAAAGAAGATTGCCGAGGGCACCCAGACCGGCCAGGCCAGCCAGGAGAAGAACATGTACGCAAGCGTGAAGCGCTGGACCGCCGCAGGATCGCTTGCAGAGCCGGACGTCCAGACCAGGCCCTCGAACAACTGCTGGATGCCGAACAGGAAGGGCAGGGCGCAGATTCCGAGATAACGGCGATCTGTCCGGAATGCGATATAGCTGCTCGCGAGCCCGGCTGGCAGGAGCACGGTAGCGGCGGCGAAGCTGGCTTCGGCTGAGAAGCACATGTCAGTCCTGCTTCGCTGTGGGCGGGAAGGCCAACCTGGAGCAAGCCCTTGCGGCACGGATAGCCATTGCCGGGAGAAGATGGTCGACCGCGTTCGTGGCGAGACCATTTTGAGGTAGCCACGACGCATGGCTTCGTTCTTGCCGGGCCACAACGCTTCCGCTGGTCGGAACCAGCCGGCGAACGTGCGCGCTGCGCTGACAGAGCCAAGCTAATGGGATCGTCCTCATCACGGTGCAATAAGACCCTGTTCCAGCGCAGCATTGTCATAGAGGAAGACGGCGTTCGGATCGGGGAGGCGATGATCGGCGTGTGACGCTTCGCCGAGACGGCTCAGCAAATCGCTGATCAGCGAAAGCCGCGTGTGATGTTTGTCGTCGGCTCGAACCACGGTCCACGGTGCGGCGATGCTGTGCGTGCGCGCAAGCATTTCGTTGCGAGCCGTGCTGTAAGCGTTCCAGCGCTTTGTGGCTTCATCGTCAACCGGGCTGATCTTCCACTGTTTAAGGGGATCCTTCCGTCTTGCCGCAAGGCGCTTTTTCTGCTCCGACTTCGAGATATCGAGATAATATTTGACCAATGTGATGCCGCAATGGGCAAGAAGCTGCTCGAACATCGGCACGGTCGCCATGAATTCCTCATAGTCGGCGTCTGTGCAATATCCCATTACCCGCTCGACGCCAGCGCGGTTATACCAACTGCGGTTGAACAGAACGATCTCTCCTGCAGCCGGGAGATGACTCGTCCAGCGCTGGAAATACCAGGATCTGCGATCATGGTCCGACGGTGGACCCAGCGCGACCACGCGCGTTTCGCGTGGGCTGAGATGCTTGACGATTCGTTTGATCGTCCCGTCTTTGCCTGCCGCATCCCTTCCTTCGAAAATGATCAGCAATTTGCGGCCATCGGCGATGATCTGCCGCTGCAGGGCGCTGAGCCCGACCTGGAGCGCGCGAAGCTGCTCGGCATAGGAGTGCTTCTCCTTTTCATTCATGCTCATCTGCGCCTCTTCACTTTCAGGCTTTGCGCGGACTTCCTCGGTCCGCCCTTCGCGATAACAATTCGACCCATAATAATCGTCCCCGCCAAGGGTACTCGTGCTCTCAGGATGGCGGGTTGGAATGATGGGTGGACGAGAGCTTTGACCATGTCGGGATAAATCCGGGAACCCGCTTCATGTACGCGCGGTACTCTTCGCCGAAAGTCGCGAGCGCTTCGCGCTCTTCGTTTCGCGCCAAGCGGACATACATGAAGGTGAGGACCGGGAACATCGCGAGGGTCAGCACGGTCGGCCATTGGAACAGGAACCCGAGCATGATGAGAATGAACCCGTCATATTGCGGATGCCGCACATAGGAATAAATGCCTTCTGTCGCGAGGAGATTGTTCTTTTGCGCGCGGTAGAGGCGGGCCCAACCGCTCGAAATAAGCCAGAAGCCGCCTCCGATCAGAACGAAGCTCGCAATATGAAACGGCCCGAAATGGGGGTTGGCCTGCCACCCGAACAGTTCTTCGAGGAGGTGTCCGGCGTCATGCGAGAACCAGTTCACCTCCGGATAGCGGCTCTGGAGCCACCCCGAGAGCAGATAGATGGTCAGCGGGAAGCCATACATTTCCGCGAACAGAGCAACGAGAAAGGCGCTGAAGGCGCTGAACGAGCGCCAGTCGCGCTTTGTCTGCGGTTTGAAGAAGCTGAATGCGAAAAAGATGAAGATCGCGGCATTCACGAATGCCAGACCCCAGAGCCCATATGCGGGTGCTTCGCTGTGCATGGCCTTGCCTCCGGATCAGTGGCGGTGGGAGCCGGAACCGGCTGCCGTGTCCGTGCCGGGCCGACCCCTTCCATGGTCGAGAGGGGCGTGCCCGCCATGTCCGCCATGGCCACCATGCATGAACATATGTAACAGCGGACAGGCCAGCAGCAGTAGCACCCACGGAAGAATTCCGAGCATATGCGCCCGGTGCTCGGCCAGAAGGAAGAATGCTGCGATTCCGGCGAAGGCGACAAAGGCGAGCGCGATGCGCCAGGTCGAACTGTTGGGCCTCGCGCCCGTTGACCGGTCATGTCTCTCGTAGTCCATATCTTGCACCCCATTCAGGCCATCAGGTCATGATTTAGCTGTTTGGAAAGACGCATGATCCACGTCCCCATTACAGTTGCCCTTGGTATGCGCGTCCAGATTTCCAACGCGCTAGCAATTGTGGGGCCGCCGCCGTCGATCAGACCGGCTTCATTCCTGGTCCGGATTGTCGGGAACGCCTGCCGAACGTTAGGATTATCATTAGAATTCCAAGGTTCGCACCATATTGTCGTTTTTCTATTGTAGTCTCTCCTAGTTCGGCTAACCATGCGGAGCACTGTGGCTGGCTCGCTGCACGAGAAGGATGCCGCCGAGAATCAGAATGGCGCCTCCGGCCTGTGTCCATGTGAGCCGTTCGCCGAACAGGGACGTACCGATAGCGAGGCCGATGATCGGTACCAGAAAGGTGAAGGCATTTGCCTTGGTGAGGCCAACCTGTTCCAACGCCCTAAACCAGAGCCAAAATGCAACTGAAGTGCCCAATACGGCCAAGGTGAGTAAAATCGCGGCAAATTCAAGCGACCAGGAAAATGAAGCCAAATCTTCGGTCGTAGTTGATAGAAGCGCCAGAGGAATTGCACCGATTGACAGTTGAAATCCCATCGCGATAAGCCCATCGGCTCGGCCTGTGAGGCGCTTGATGCCGATATTGCCTAGCGCAACACCGGTTACCGCAAGAGCAACATAGGCAATACCGAGGCGGTAATTGGGCATATCGCCTGAAGCGACAGCGGGCCAGGCAATGACAAAGACGCCAAGAAGGCCCACCACGAGGCCGGCCTTGCCACTCAAGGAAAGCCGCTCTTGCAGGATACCGTGGGCGAGAAGCGCGGTTAGAAGTGGCTGCGTATTGGTGATGACAGTCGCAATACCAGGCGTAACATATTCGGCGGCATGGAACATGCCCAGAAACCCAAGGGTCGTTGAGCCAAAGCCTACTGTGGTGATCAAAATCCAGGTATGAAAATCGCGGGGCAGGGGTCGGCGCAGCAAAATGGCCAGCAGAATGAGGCTCAGTCCAGCAATTGCGGCGCGCATTGCTGCAAAGGCGACGTGAGGAGCCAGGTCAAGACCTATAGTGATGAGCGGGAAACAGCCCGCCCAGAGCAGCATCACGGCAAGCAGCCTGATTATTGAACCGGTAGATATTTTGTTAGCACAGTGCACTCTTCGCCGCACGGCGCCCCAATAAAAGGCCATCCGATCATCAACCTTCCGCGAATATGAGCGACAGTGAACCGTCTGGTACCTCACACCGAACGCCCCATTCCCGATTCCGATGCGCGCGCTCGCTTTCGCTTTTTGTATAATCCTTGCCTCTGACCTCCCTACCCATCCGTTCGCCCTTGTGAATACCGCAGTTCCTTTCCGTATCGCTTGCGCGGACCTCGAACCTGATGACGTCTCTTGCGGTCGACAAATCCGCTTCATCGCTCCAATTCTCGAGCCTCCGGAAGTCTGCATGAAATCGCATACCGACATTGCGATGCCACGCGCGCACGAGGGCGCGACGCCCAGCACGCGCGAGAGCAATCGCGCAAACGAGGCCCGTCGGACCCGCGCCGATAACCATCACCTGGCCGCTTACATTATTACGGACGAAAGCCGGGTGCGCGTGTGTTGCGCGGACAGGAAACTCGGGGGCTGGCCGATCGTTTCCGGTCCCGGTTCCGGTCCGCGCGAGCAATGGCTGACCTTGGTGCGTGATCATCTCGCAAGTGGACGGCAGGCACGCTCGGGCTGCGGCGCGCAGTGAAGACTTGCCTCGGGGAGGTGCGGCGCCACCGGTGCTCGTGGCCTGCGATGGTGCATCAGCGCCGCCACGGCGAGCGAGGCCAGCCGTGCCGGCACCGGATCCGCGCGCGACGTCAGCACCACCGGCACCGCCAAGCCGACTGCGATGCCTGCCGCAGTGGCTCCCGCCAGGTATTCAAGGTTTTTCGCGAGGATGTTTCCCGAGACCAGATCAGGGACGAGCAGAATGTCTGCGTCACCGGCCACGGCTGAAGCAATCCCCTTGTCCGCGGCTGCCTGGCTCGAGATGGCATTGTCGAAGGCGAGCGGACCGTCGACCAGGGCGCCGGTAATTTGTCCGCGCTGCGCCATGAGCGTCAGACATGCCGCATCGAGTGTCGAGACGATTTCGGGGTTGACCGTCTCTATCGCCGAGAGGACGGCAGCCTTTGGCGTCTCGACCCCAAGGAGCTGGAATAGGTTGATCGCATTTTGCAGGATCTGGGCCTTGGCGCTGAGGTCGGGCGCGATGTTGATCGCCGCGTCGGTAATCCCGAGGAGTCTTGACCGGGTTGCGACGTCGACCAGGAAGACATGACTGACCCGCTCGCCTGGCACACGCAACCCAAGTTCCTTGTCGAGCATAGCGTGCATCAAGCTGTCGGTGTGGATATGTCCTTTCATCACTGCGTCGGCCTTGCCCTCGCGGGCGAGTTCCACAGCTTTTGCTGCCGCGGCAGTTCCCGAACCGGCGGGGACCATCCAATCAGCCGCCGGCGTCCATTCGATATCATTGCAGATCGCGGCGATCACCTCCGGATCGCCAACTAGACGCGGCTC
Coding sequences within:
- the ppk2 gene encoding polyphosphate kinase 2; its protein translation is MSMNEKEKHSYAEQLRALQVGLSALQRQIIADGRKLLIIFEGRDAAGKDGTIKRIVKHLSPRETRVVALGPPSDHDRRSWYFQRWTSHLPAAGEIVLFNRSWYNRAGVERVMGYCTDADYEEFMATVPMFEQLLAHCGITLVKYYLDISKSEQKKRLAARRKDPLKQWKISPVDDEATKRWNAYSTARNEMLARTHSIAAPWTVVRADDKHHTRLSLISDLLSRLGEASHADHRLPDPNAVFLYDNAALEQGLIAP
- a CDS encoding bifunctional enoyl-CoA hydratase/phosphate acetyltransferase, which encodes MNLAPPAPHLQRLVEQATGLGPIRVAVADAAQSEVLETMREAQGLGLVEPRLVGDPEVIAAICNDIEWTPAADWMVPAGSGTAAAAKAVELAREGKADAVMKGHIHTDSLMHAMLDKELGLRVPGERVSHVFLVDVATRSRLLGITDAAINIAPDLSAKAQILQNAINLFQLLGVETPKAAVLSAIETVNPEIVSTLDAACLTLMAQRGQITGALVDGPLAFDNAISSQAAADKGIASAVAGDADILLVPDLVSGNILAKNLEYLAGATAAGIAVGLAVPVVLTSRADPVPARLASLAVAALMHHRRPRAPVAPHLPEASLHCAPQPERACRPLAR
- a CDS encoding DUF2933 domain-containing protein — its product is MDYERHDRSTGARPNSSTWRIALAFVAFAGIAAFFLLAEHRAHMLGILPWVLLLLACPLLHMFMHGGHGGHGGHAPLDHGRGRPGTDTAAGSGSHRH
- a CDS encoding DUF6629 family protein, producing MCFSAEASFAAATVLLPAGLASSYIAFRTDRRYLGICALPFLFGIQQLFEGLVWTSGSASDPAAVQRFTLAYMFFSWLAWPVWVPSAIFFLEPVRRKPLYLGFAVMGAVLGGGQYLPYLVHEDWMSVTFLPHAISYGGIMLFDFLVARELTVVIYFTAVILPLLLASRPEVRIFGLLVAFVFLVTNLFFRFAYISVFCFGGALMSLYLLAMIWWKAREPGTDTAAHETDGPVAEKSAG
- a CDS encoding isoprenylcysteine carboxylmethyltransferase family protein, with the protein product MHSEAPAYGLWGLAFVNAAIFIFFAFSFFKPQTKRDWRSFSAFSAFLVALFAEMYGFPLTIYLLSGWLQSRYPEVNWFSHDAGHLLEELFGWQANPHFGPFHIASFVLIGGGFWLISSGWARLYRAQKNNLLATEGIYSYVRHPQYDGFILIMLGFLFQWPTVLTLAMFPVLTFMYVRLARNEEREALATFGEEYRAYMKRVPGFIPTWSKLSSTHHSNPPS
- a CDS encoding DMT family transporter; protein product: MLLWAGCFPLITIGLDLAPHVAFAAMRAAIAGLSLILLAILLRRPLPRDFHTWILITTVGFGSTTLGFLGMFHAAEYVTPGIATVITNTQPLLTALLAHGILQERLSLSGKAGLVVGLLGVFVIAWPAVASGDMPNYRLGIAYVALAVTGVALGNIGIKRLTGRADGLIAMGFQLSIGAIPLALLSTTTEDLASFSWSLEFAAILLTLAVLGTSVAFWLWFRALEQVGLTKANAFTFLVPIIGLAIGTSLFGERLTWTQAGGAILILGGILLVQRASHSAPHG
- the cls gene encoding cardiolipin synthase, with the protein product MDPDERELTVTNLGAIDPLGLGYIAVEWAIRIIMLVVVPFRRSPEAARGWLLLVFFLPIPALVLYLIIGRPTYPRWRKRRFEAAQDLLARASREIKHSQHCCRPDLPERFLPAALLIERLGQFPTLGSNSVEFLSDYDGMVDRLVADIENAADHVHILMYMFADDLTGGRVVDALLRAAERGVACRVLIDALGSRPWARRLRRRLASGGVEIERALPVTFFQRRSTRVDLRNHRKIVIIDGRCGYIGSQNLIAAEFSPGLVNRELVARTSGPVVLEFQAVFVADWFLETGRVLDSPALFPHHHPRAGAVAQLLPSGPDYPISGAERLIVALVHGARHRITITTPYFIPDEALLKALQTAVLRGVEVKLILSRVADHPLVGLAQRSYYDELLRAGVAIHLFHDGFLHAKHLTIDDEIAVIGSSNIDIRSFLLNGEASLIIYDRTATAGLQAEQALNIARGERLAPEQWSQRPLLAKTVENVARLLSPLL